One Spiroplasma endosymbiont of Dioctria linearis DNA segment encodes these proteins:
- a CDS encoding ABC transporter ATP-binding protein: protein MKTLIEINNISKAFGKKVIFKDFNLEIKEGQKVALMGANGCGKTTLVEMIAQFSKPDSGEIKIYLEDNIKQEIGIQLQEGNWPTGITAHNMLDFYKAVYPKLTKEWEEKIKKVFEIDEFIDRPLKKLSGGQRQRFNAMISIMNNPKIIILDELTTGLDMELQFKIIDFFSKNTKEFNQTLLLVSHHPEEVEEMCDRLIIIKESKVFYDDSIINTIKKHKSVRALMDKFFKGEI, encoded by the coding sequence ATGAAAACACTAATAGAGATAAATAATATTTCAAAAGCCTTTGGTAAAAAAGTAATTTTTAAAGATTTTAATTTAGAAATAAAAGAAGGTCAAAAAGTAGCTTTAATGGGTGCCAATGGATGTGGTAAGACAACCTTAGTTGAAATGATTGCTCAATTCTCAAAACCAGATTCAGGTGAGATTAAAATTTACTTAGAAGATAATATTAAACAAGAAATTGGGATTCAATTACAAGAAGGTAATTGACCCACAGGAATTACAGCACATAACATGTTAGATTTTTATAAAGCAGTATATCCAAAATTAACAAAAGAGTGAGAAGAAAAAATTAAAAAAGTTTTTGAAATTGATGAGTTTATTGACAGACCTCTTAAAAAATTAAGTGGAGGGCAAAGACAAAGATTTAATGCAATGATTTCAATTATGAATAATCCAAAAATTATAATATTAGATGAATTAACAACAGGATTAGATATGGAGTTACAATTTAAAATAATTGATTTTTTTTCAAAAAACACGAAAGAATTTAATCAAACTTTATTATTGGTTTCACATCATCCAGAAGAAGTTGAAGAAATGTGTGATCGTTTAATTATTATAAAAGAAAGTAAAGTTTTTTATGATGATTCAATAATTAATACAATTAAAAAACACAAATCAGTTAGAGCATTAATGGATAAGTTTTTTAAAGGAGAAATTTAA
- a CDS encoding FGGY family carbohydrate kinase, translated as MKLFQINFLMLKVFIDLGTTNLKIETYNHKKLIEKLTFLNRHIYFDNDNYFYADKLFEFLKKYFISLNNKYAQNIFIIFSSAMHTLIFLDENYNQIDKGRSFLEKVDFKLNEEKKIFYRKINKLVNSEFLPIYKINKFSEINYNSITTLKSYILYKFTCEKVIEISDAVGLGLIDSKNRVFSKEIISSINLKEELLPQLILERKIFECSLKKFILKIDLGISDGASAAIGSAFNKNSISLSIGTTLGIRYITSKFVDTIWDFDYCFPIYNDKWIYGISSSNGANNIELIISKMNLTLDDLNNIDFSNAKLINKKIFFYKERFNQSLLEINETNFNIDLLYTYIIQMINRVKKYKDIIDSNKKNKSQIIATGGLFSNIHIAALFKKEFKNDIIISKDNNLSITGLKEIIQRW; from the coding sequence TTGAAATTATTTCAAATTAATTTTTTAATGCTAAAGGTTTTTATTGATCTAGGAACCACCAATTTAAAAATAGAAACGTATAATCATAAAAAATTAATTGAGAAGCTTACATTTTTAAATAGACATATATATTTTGATAATGATAATTACTTTTATGCAGATAAACTGTTTGAATTTTTAAAAAAATATTTTATATCTTTAAATAATAAGTACGCTCAAAATATATTTATTATATTTTCTTCTGCTATGCATACATTAATATTTTTAGATGAGAATTATAATCAAATAGATAAAGGTCGTTCCTTTTTAGAAAAAGTAGACTTTAAACTAAATGAAGAGAAAAAAATTTTTTATAGAAAAATTAATAAATTAGTAAATTCAGAATTTTTACCCATATATAAAATCAATAAATTTAGTGAGATTAATTATAATTCAATAACAACTTTAAAAAGTTATATTCTATATAAATTTACTTGTGAGAAAGTAATTGAAATATCAGATGCTGTTGGGTTAGGATTGATTGATTCTAAAAATCGAGTTTTTAGTAAGGAAATAATTAGTAGCATAAACTTAAAAGAAGAACTATTACCACAATTAATTCTCGAAAGAAAAATATTTGAATGCAGTCTCAAAAAATTTATATTAAAAATAGATTTGGGTATTTCTGATGGAGCCTCAGCTGCCATTGGATCTGCTTTTAATAAAAATAGTATTTCATTATCAATAGGAACGACTCTTGGAATAAGATACATTACATCAAAATTTGTAGATACTATATGAGACTTTGATTATTGCTTTCCAATATATAATGATAAATGAATTTATGGTATTTCTTCATCAAATGGTGCAAACAATATTGAATTAATTATTTCAAAAATGAATTTAACTTTAGATGATTTGAACAATATTGATTTTTCAAATGCAAAATTAATTAATAAAAAAATATTTTTCTATAAAGAGAGATTTAATCAAAGTCTTTTAGAAATTAATGAGACTAATTTTAATATTGATTTATTATATACATATATTATTCAAATGATTAATAGAGTAAAAAAATATAAAGATATAATTGATTCAAATAAAAAAAATAAATCTCAAATTATTGCAACAGGTGGTTTATTTAGTAATATTCATATTGCAGCTTTATTTAAAAAAGAGTTTAAAAATGATATAATAATTTCAAAAGATAATAATTTATCAATAACTGGATTAAAAGAAATCATCCAAAGATGATAA
- a CDS encoding PTS sugar transporter subunit IIC: MGSKGKDSKEDSKFKIWMNNKLIPFFGKISTQRHLLGIRNGIMAALPFILVGSVFLIISSIPIGTGDGQLLSTLFPQQLKVAFDLINRFTFGIMALYMAIGIGSELARLSRLSSTQGAVIGAMGYIMWILPLSLNVTVLSEQEAAQLAELLDKTGVSFSILKGGLWINIKDLGGSTAFVAIVSSTICVEIYRVCLKYRITIRLPKQVPDAVSNSFSALVPIFFGALIIGFIRYIVGFDLANFLKDALAPMGNFLVSNLLGALIIIFLIVFLWWFGIHGGSLVQSITRPFWIIALEENQEAFKNGEKIPNYFIEPFFQWFAQVGGAGNTLGLVIVGSIMSKSATLKSMSRTSLVPGIFNINEPILFGLPILLNPFMWVPFVLGPVVSATIGYLLQITFGIHWVTMAPWTMPGPLGAFFASGNQWQSSIAALIVLASSILIWFPFTLAYDRFLLKKEKLDSESGVL; this comes from the coding sequence ATGGGCTCAAAAGGTAAAGATTCAAAAGAGGACTCAAAGTTCAAAATTTGAATGAATAATAAATTAATACCATTTTTTGGAAAAATTAGTACTCAAAGGCATTTATTAGGTATAAGAAATGGAATAATGGCAGCATTACCATTTATTTTAGTAGGAAGTGTATTTTTAATTATTTCAAGTATTCCAATAGGGACTGGAGATGGACAATTATTATCTACACTTTTTCCACAGCAATTAAAAGTTGCTTTTGATCTAATTAACAGATTTACTTTTGGTATTATGGCTCTTTACATGGCAATTGGTATAGGTTCTGAACTTGCAAGGTTAAGCAGATTAAGTTCAACTCAAGGTGCTGTAATAGGAGCAATGGGATATATAATGTGAATATTACCACTATCTTTGAACGTAACTGTTCTTTCTGAACAAGAAGCAGCTCAATTAGCGGAATTATTAGATAAAACAGGTGTATCTTTTAGTATTTTAAAAGGTGGATTATGAATTAATATAAAAGATTTAGGAGGTTCAACTGCTTTTGTTGCAATTGTTTCCTCTACAATTTGTGTAGAGATTTATAGAGTTTGTCTTAAATATAGAATAACTATTAGATTACCAAAACAAGTTCCAGATGCTGTAAGTAATTCCTTTTCAGCACTAGTTCCAATTTTCTTTGGAGCTTTGATTATAGGTTTTATTAGATACATTGTTGGTTTTGATTTAGCAAATTTTCTTAAAGATGCATTAGCACCAATGGGAAACTTTTTAGTAAGTAATTTATTAGGAGCTTTAATTATTATATTTTTAATTGTATTTTTATGATGATTTGGAATTCATGGAGGTTCCCTTGTTCAATCCATTACGAGACCTTTTTGAATAATTGCTTTGGAAGAAAACCAAGAAGCATTTAAGAATGGTGAGAAGATTCCTAACTATTTTATAGAACCATTCTTTCAATGATTTGCCCAGGTAGGTGGAGCGGGAAATACTTTAGGTCTTGTTATTGTTGGTTCAATAATGTCTAAATCTGCTACACTAAAATCTATGTCAAGGACAAGTCTTGTACCAGGAATATTTAATATTAACGAACCAATATTATTTGGTTTACCAATATTATTAAATCCATTTATGTGGGTTCCATTTGTATTGGGACCAGTTGTATCAGCTACAATCGGATATTTATTACAAATTACATTTGGTATTCATTGAGTGACAATGGCTCCTTGAACAATGCCAGGACCATTGGGAGCATTTTTTGCAAGTGGTAATCAATGGCAATCTTCAATAGCTGCATTGATTGTATTAGCATCATCAATTCTAATTTGATTTCCATTTACACTAGCATATGATAGATTTTTATTAAAAAAGGAAAAATTAGATAGTGAGTCAGGAGTTTTATAG
- the dagF gene encoding 2-dehydro-3-deoxy-phosphogluconate aldolase, whose translation MNNKKIKFYKNRVCLNVLAKDINNAKEIIDATDGNVVVGILSKNFKDDESAYSEMIKWKKETNNKISIGLGSGNPKQSYMVARLTKKINPAHTNQVFTGVGLSINNFENNNTFINCLVSPTGRPGYVKINTGPLSSSVHNEDAIVEINTAIQIIKDMGGDSIKFFPMNGLSTIQEYKIVADACGKNNFCLEPTGGIDLNNFEEILKIAINAGVKLVIPHVYNSIIDKNSGETNIKKVKELYKIIRGQIYD comes from the coding sequence ATGAATAATAAAAAAATAAAGTTTTATAAAAATAGAGTATGCTTGAATGTCTTAGCAAAAGATATAAACAATGCAAAAGAAATTATTGATGCTACGGATGGAAATGTAGTTGTTGGTATTTTATCAAAAAATTTTAAAGATGATGAATCCGCTTATAGTGAGATGATAAAATGAAAAAAAGAAACAAATAATAAGATAAGTATTGGTTTAGGATCTGGAAATCCAAAGCAATCCTACATGGTAGCAAGATTAACCAAGAAAATAAATCCTGCACATACTAATCAGGTTTTTACTGGTGTGGGTCTGTCAATTAATAATTTTGAAAATAATAATACCTTTATAAATTGTCTTGTTTCTCCAACTGGTAGACCTGGATATGTAAAAATAAATACTGGACCATTAAGTTCATCAGTTCATAATGAGGATGCCATTGTTGAAATTAATACTGCAATACAAATTATAAAAGATATGGGGGGAGACTCAATAAAGTTTTTTCCAATGAATGGTCTTTCAACTATTCAAGAGTATAAAATTGTTGCTGATGCTTGTGGAAAAAATAATTTTTGTTTAGAACCTACAGGAGGAATTGATTTAAATAATTTTGAAGAGATACTAAAGATTGCAATTAATGCTGGAGTTAAATTAGTTATTCCTCATGTTTATAATTCTATTATTGATAAAAATAGCGGAGAGACTAACATAAAAAAGGTAAAAGAATTATATAAAATAATTAGAGGTCAAATATATGATTAA
- a CDS encoding SDR family oxidoreductase produces MKNKVWFITGASQGFGLIFVKKLLEKGHCVLATSRSPEKIVKEIGKNDNLLAVKVDLSKQKELDKAMKQCFDKFGSIDILLNNAGYGQLWTFEETTDEEIRKCFEINFFGTLNATRAALPYMRKQKSGHIFTTSSVWGYVGDPYISTYAAVKFATDGWTEALCHELENLNISVSCIKPGGFRTNFLEATSMVSGESKIEDYKIARDAYFDGIAKFNKQQDGDPEKYCEFIINLTNKDSKPPLHIFTGRDAYKKAEDKITKLKKDMKKLKKEATNLHVK; encoded by the coding sequence ATGAAAAACAAAGTGTGATTTATAACAGGGGCAAGTCAAGGTTTTGGCCTAATATTTGTTAAAAAATTGTTAGAAAAAGGACATTGTGTTTTAGCAACAAGTAGAAGTCCAGAAAAAATAGTTAAAGAAATTGGTAAAAATGATAATTTATTAGCTGTAAAAGTTGATTTATCAAAACAAAAGGAACTAGATAAAGCAATGAAACAATGTTTTGATAAGTTTGGTTCAATTGATATTTTACTAAATAACGCGGGATATGGTCAATTATGGACATTTGAAGAAACAACTGATGAAGAAATTAGAAAGTGTTTTGAAATTAATTTTTTTGGAACTTTGAATGCGACTAGAGCAGCATTACCATATATGAGAAAACAAAAATCTGGACATATCTTTACAACCTCTTCAGTTTGAGGTTATGTAGGAGATCCATACATCTCTACATATGCAGCTGTTAAATTTGCAACTGATGGTTGAACAGAAGCTTTATGCCATGAACTTGAAAATTTAAATATCAGTGTAAGTTGTATAAAACCTGGAGGTTTTAGAACAAACTTTTTAGAAGCAACTTCAATGGTAAGTGGAGAAAGTAAAATTGAAGACTATAAAATAGCAAGAGATGCTTATTTTGATGGAATTGCCAAATTTAATAAACAACAAGATGGAGATCCAGAAAAATATTGTGAATTTATTATTAATTTAACTAATAAAGATTCAAAACCACCTCTTCATATTTTTACAGGTCGAGATGCTTATAAAAAAGCAGAAGATAAAATTACAAAATTAAAAAAAGATATGAAAAAATTAAAAAAAGAAGCTACAAATTTACATGTAAAATAA
- a CDS encoding PTS lactose/cellobiose transporter subunit IIA, whose product MNEEIINVSMELIATSGTAKSLALSAINIAKNGDKEGAIKLISEAKIELNKVHNIHGDLISKEASGKKLDISLLFIHSQDHLTSAIIIMDLAEHLVNLYTK is encoded by the coding sequence ATGAATGAAGAAATTATAAATGTTAGCATGGAATTAATAGCAACATCAGGAACTGCAAAATCATTGGCTTTATCAGCAATTAATATAGCTAAAAATGGTGATAAAGAAGGGGCAATAAAATTGATTTCAGAAGCTAAAATAGAATTAAATAAGGTTCATAATATTCATGGTGATTTAATTTCAAAAGAAGCAAGTGGTAAAAAGTTAGATATTTCATTACTTTTTATACATTCCCAAGATCACTTAACAAGTGCTATTATTATTATGGATTTAGCTGAACATTTAGTTAATTTATACACCAAGTAA
- a CDS encoding MurR/RpiR family transcriptional regulator: protein MSNVITKLKKIRVNNESDANIANYVIENIEIMDNIDIRDLAKKINHSTSSVTRFIKRLGYSSFNEFKYEVKNYINSILIDSKYKNIDNEKLSMIIKKEIAYINEILEHNILIWTRDKNIDEIIEKIMISKQIFIFALGGTYSVGYDFCLKLQRLGFNSSVSNDSVIQETLISANSGKPGCLFIIFSLSGETKQLIYVAEKINKRKMFLISFTGIENNTIKKLSNLNLSIFNNDNHFKSLIKGNRISFIFLIDILIQLIINQNSEKNYKSVLVTTK, encoded by the coding sequence ATGTCAAATGTAATAACAAAATTAAAAAAAATAAGAGTAAATAATGAATCTGATGCAAATATTGCAAATTATGTTATTGAGAATATTGAGATTATGGATAATATTGATATTAGGGATTTAGCAAAAAAAATAAATCATTCTACAAGTAGTGTAACTAGATTTATCAAAAGATTAGGTTATAGCTCATTTAACGAATTTAAATATGAAGTAAAAAACTATATAAATAGCATTTTAATAGATAGTAAGTATAAAAATATTGATAATGAAAAATTAAGCATGATAATAAAAAAAGAAATTGCTTACATTAATGAAATTCTTGAACATAATATTTTAATATGAACTAGAGATAAAAACATTGATGAAATAATTGAAAAAATAATGATCTCAAAACAAATATTTATTTTTGCCTTGGGTGGAACTTATAGTGTTGGTTATGATTTTTGTCTAAAATTACAAAGATTAGGATTTAATTCAAGCGTTTCAAATGACTCTGTGATTCAAGAAACTCTTATAAGTGCTAATTCGGGAAAGCCTGGGTGCTTATTTATAATTTTCTCACTTTCTGGTGAAACAAAACAGCTGATCTATGTTGCTGAAAAGATAAATAAAAGAAAAATGTTTTTAATTTCTTTTACAGGAATTGAGAACAATACAATTAAAAAGTTATCAAATTTAAATTTATCTATTTTTAATAATGATAACCACTTTAAATCACTTATTAAAGGAAATAGAATATCTTTTATATTTCTTATTGATATTTTAATTCAATTAATTATAAATCAAAACAGTGAGAAAAATTATAAATCAGTTTTAGTTACTACAAAATAG
- a CDS encoding PLP-dependent transferase encodes MINKFRKVINADGRMTILGVSKFNSEVAQAMEYAGNNFFIMSEFKNYINDEIKKIIKTENVCVVNSASAGITLAASAAIYKNKIYDVNKIIPVKKEIILAKGHNIDFGAPIESLLNLVNTKVIEAGYANKCNVEDYQYYISENTVAVLYIVSHHCVQKNMASLDEVIELCKKNTVPLIVDCAAEEDILKYSKKDIDVVIFSGSKAIEGPTSGFVFGKNKELIENIKRHQEIIGRTMKIGKENIFGLLKALKKYKINKNIDFESYFKIFNLNKNIKCKKNIDTRGIQRIRFEIVNNKVSAIQLSKYLKSCDVAIYLRDYFANQGYLDIDIRNINLKEANIINDSISLFLEGK; translated from the coding sequence ATGATAAATAAATTTAGAAAAGTAATTAATGCTGATGGAAGAATGACTATTTTGGGAGTCTCAAAATTTAATTCAGAAGTGGCTCAAGCTATGGAATATGCAGGAAATAATTTTTTTATTATGTCAGAATTTAAAAATTACATTAATGATGAAATAAAAAAAATAATTAAAACTGAAAATGTTTGTGTTGTTAATTCTGCTTCTGCTGGTATAACATTAGCAGCAAGCGCAGCAATATATAAAAATAAAATTTATGATGTTAATAAAATTATTCCTGTAAAGAAAGAGATAATTTTAGCTAAGGGTCATAATATTGATTTTGGTGCTCCAATTGAGTCCTTATTAAATTTAGTTAATACAAAAGTGATTGAGGCAGGATATGCAAATAAATGTAATGTTGAAGATTATCAATATTATATAAGTGAGAATACAGTTGCAGTACTTTATATAGTATCCCATCATTGTGTTCAAAAAAATATGGCTTCATTAGATGAAGTTATTGAATTATGTAAAAAAAATACTGTTCCACTAATTGTTGATTGTGCTGCTGAAGAAGATATTTTAAAATATTCAAAAAAAGATATAGATGTTGTTATTTTTTCGGGATCTAAAGCAATTGAAGGTCCAACTTCTGGTTTTGTTTTTGGAAAAAATAAAGAACTCATTGAAAATATTAAAAGACATCAAGAGATTATTGGCAGAACAATGAAAATAGGGAAAGAAAATATTTTCGGATTATTGAAGGCTTTAAAAAAATATAAAATTAATAAAAATATTGATTTTGAATCATATTTTAAAATATTTAATTTAAATAAAAATATAAAATGTAAAAAAAATATCGATACAAGAGGTATTCAAAGAATACGCTTTGAGATAGTCAATAATAAAGTTAGTGCAATACAGCTGTCAAAATATTTAAAAAGTTGTGATGTAGCTATTTATCTTAGAGACTATTTTGCCAATCAAGGTTATTTGGATATTGACATTAGAAATATAAATCTTAAAGAAGCAAATATTATTAATGATTCCATTTCATTATTTTTAGAGGGGAAATAA
- a CDS encoding ABC transporter permease, which produces MNKLKKQKDLNIKKQISIFNNLSLLLSKSFIKEPKSIIFMIVVPIFFNIMFFFIMGEKSGQGHSILFAYTLLPCLTILTLLAPAVVEWKNSVFLKRIDITGIRKGMFIGALWFVYLIAGIIAFILMMIFNLIFSEIYSLALNDNQPTFAKLLGDVHWGYLILSMILITLTSIALATMFGGLFSSVGSMQGMIMMVYFFSIFLSGIMLPPETFESSKGMIIFTYFIPHKYAVFIFLYATRGWNGDGWDSEFNWHQKLGDGSRDFTATWQPVLGAILILITIFIITTLTFKWTAKK; this is translated from the coding sequence ATGAATAAATTAAAAAAACAAAAGGATTTAAATATTAAAAAACAAATTAGTATTTTTAATAATTTGTCTCTGTTACTTTCTAAGTCTTTCATTAAAGAACCAAAATCAATAATTTTTATGATTGTAGTTCCAATTTTCTTTAACATTATGTTTTTCTTTATAATGGGAGAAAAATCTGGACAAGGTCATTCAATTCTATTTGCTTATACATTATTGCCATGTCTTACAATTTTAACTCTACTAGCACCAGCTGTAGTAGAATGGAAAAACTCTGTTTTCTTAAAAAGAATTGATATAACAGGAATAAGAAAGGGTATGTTTATAGGAGCACTTTGATTTGTATATTTAATAGCTGGAATAATAGCATTTATATTAATGATGATCTTTAATTTAATATTTTCTGAAATTTATAGTTTGGCTTTAAATGACAACCAACCAACTTTTGCAAAATTATTGGGAGATGTTCATTGAGGTTATTTAATATTATCTATGATTTTAATTACTTTAACTTCAATTGCTTTAGCTACAATGTTTGGTGGATTATTTAGTTCTGTGGGTTCAATGCAAGGAATGATTATGATGGTTTACTTTTTTAGTATATTTTTATCAGGAATAATGTTACCCCCAGAGACTTTTGAATCTAGTAAAGGAATGATTATATTTACATATTTTATTCCTCATAAATATGCAGTCTTTATATTCTTATATGCCACAAGAGGATGAAATGGGGATGGATGAGATAGTGAGTTTAATTGACATCAAAAACTTGGAGATGGATCAAGAGATTTTACAGCTACATGACAACCAGTACTTGGAGCAATATTAATACTGATAACAATTTTTATAATTACTACTTTGACTTTTAAATGAACAGCAAAAAAATAA
- a CDS encoding MupG family TIM beta-alpha barrel fold protein: MIKLKNKLGISIYPELLKFEEIVSYLELASKYSFDLLFINFIGVIEKKDQSLLKKYKETIIEAKKRNYTVTIDVNKSTFDTANINYKNPDLKYFYELGINCLRLDDQFNGFFEANLTYNPYNIKIELNPSTFNAQIENIISYGANKQNLQALHNFYPQKYSGLDYELFKKYNLKIKSMGINIGAFVTITDHKSYGPWDVSENLPTLEMHRFLEIGMQVNHLLSNDYASYIYISTQCANINDFESILRHFDFKKHFKINLINGVTEQEKRILAFNNHFIRGDLSQNILRSTITRVEFKDMDIKPRKFKGDIIPIGSIVIPNNSYNRYKGELQIVKQEIKNDGLRNVVGSLQDKYLFLINEIHPWNYFKLIF; the protein is encoded by the coding sequence ATGATTAAATTAAAAAATAAATTAGGCATTTCTATTTATCCAGAGTTACTTAAGTTTGAAGAAATAGTTTCATATTTGGAACTTGCAAGTAAATATTCATTTGACTTATTATTTATAAATTTTATTGGAGTTATTGAAAAAAAAGATCAAAGTCTTTTAAAAAAATATAAAGAAACTATAATAGAAGCAAAAAAAAGAAATTATACTGTAACTATTGATGTTAATAAATCTACATTTGATACAGCTAATATTAATTATAAAAATCCAGACTTAAAATATTTTTATGAGCTAGGAATCAATTGTTTACGCTTGGATGATCAATTTAATGGTTTTTTTGAAGCAAATTTAACTTATAATCCTTATAATATTAAAATTGAGCTAAATCCTTCAACATTTAATGCACAAATTGAGAATATTATAAGTTATGGTGCCAATAAGCAGAACTTACAAGCGCTTCATAACTTTTATCCTCAAAAGTATTCTGGATTGGATTATGAGTTATTTAAAAAATATAATTTAAAAATAAAATCTATGGGTATTAACATTGGAGCCTTTGTTACAATAACAGATCATAAAAGCTACGGACCTTGGGATGTTAGTGAAAATCTACCAACTCTTGAGATGCATAGATTTTTAGAAATTGGAATGCAAGTTAATCATTTATTATCAAATGATTATGCTAGTTATATTTATATCTCTACACAATGTGCAAATATAAATGACTTTGAATCAATACTGAGGCACTTTGATTTTAAAAAACATTTTAAAATTAACTTAATAAATGGTGTTACTGAGCAAGAAAAAAGAATATTAGCTTTTAATAATCATTTTATTAGAGGTGATTTATCTCAAAATATTTTAAGAAGTACTATTACAAGAGTAGAATTTAAGGATATGGATATAAAACCAAGAAAATTCAAGGGTGATATAATACCTATAGGATCTATAGTTATTCCAAATAATTCCTACAATAGATATAAAGGTGAATTGCAAATTGTTAAACAAGAAATAAAAAATGATGGTTTAAGAAATGTAGTAGGTTCCCTACAAGATAAATATTTATTTTTAATTAATGAAATTCATCCTTGAAATTATTTCAAATTAATTTTTTAA